One genomic region from Serinus canaria isolate serCan28SL12 chromosome 7, serCan2020, whole genome shotgun sequence encodes:
- the LOC103814481 gene encoding inducible T-cell costimulator-like, with protein MSLCQAGMKAVAVTFCVLCFQFEALYGVDSCSSCACNNIDQAHISDDQVMVEFENGNFHFTFPNPKNVSEFSMTLFKGHEKKEICALHLSKERVIFQSNVTYCQTQNSSSSTTFILKDLERKHIDVYTYCLEIFLPPPYIECCLKETYLYIQDKEDCFSFGLVPWVIIGVIIFAVSCVCCVVACCLRNKNQNCESNSLEYNSEYMPMAAVNAAKKPRI; from the exons ATGTCTCTGTGTCAGGCAGGCATGAAGGCAGTTGCTGTAACTTTCTGTGTCCTCtgctttcagtttgaagccctATATG gAGTTGACAGCTGCTCATCATGTGCATGCAACAATATAG ATCAGGCTCACATCTCTGATGACCAGGTGATGGTGGAATTTGAAAATGGAAACTTCCATTTCACGTTCCCCAATCCCAAAAATGTGAGTGAATTCAGCATGACCCTCTTCAAAGGgcatgaaaagaaggaaatctgtGCACTCCATTTGAGCAAAGAGAGAGTTATCTTCCAGAGTAATGTCACCTACTGTCAGACACAGAAttcaagcagcagcaccactttCATTCTTAAAGATCTGGAGAGAAAACATATTGATGTTTATACATACTGCCTGGAGATATTCTTACCCCCTCCTTACATAGAGTGCTGTCTGAAAGAAACCTATTTGTACATCCAAG ATAAGGAGGATTGCTTTTCATTTGGACTCGTGCCATGGGTTATTATTGGTGTGAtcatttttgctgtttcctgtgTCTGCTGTGTTGTGGCCTGTTGCTTAAGGAACAAG AATCAGAATTGTGAATCCAACTCCCTTGAGTACAACAGCGAATACAtgcccatggcagcagtgaACGCAGCTAAAAAGCCAAGAATCTGA